A single genomic interval of Prochlorococcus marinus XMU1406 harbors:
- a CDS encoding nucleoside triphosphate pyrophosphohydrolase family protein: MDFKTYQKKARETAQYPDLGSNIIYPTLGLVGEAGEVAEKVKKVIRDKNGIFDNESKLGIKKELGDVLWYISNLCTELNFNLEDVALQNLEKLKLRAAKGKIRGSGDDR, translated from the coding sequence ATGGATTTTAAAACTTATCAGAAAAAAGCTAGAGAAACAGCACAATATCCAGATTTAGGCTCAAATATTATTTATCCAACTCTTGGTTTAGTTGGAGAGGCTGGTGAGGTGGCAGAAAAAGTGAAAAAGGTCATAAGAGATAAAAATGGAATATTTGATAACGAATCAAAATTAGGTATTAAAAAAGAGTTAGGAGATGTTTTGTGGTACATATCAAATCTTTGTACAGAATTAAATTTCAATTTAGAGGATGTTGCATTACAAAACCTTGAAAAATTAAAATTAAGAGCTGCTAAAGGAAAGATAAGAGGTTCTGGAGATGATAGGTAA
- a CDS encoding YggT family protein, translating into MLSEIFAVLGQTLSIYSFILIIRILLTWFPGIDWSNGVLSALTSITDPYLNIFRGIIPPIGGFDISSLLAFLLLNVIQNLITNLQYASLGYS; encoded by the coding sequence ATGTTATCTGAGATTTTTGCAGTTCTGGGCCAAACTTTATCAATTTATTCTTTCATATTGATAATTAGAATTTTACTTACATGGTTTCCAGGGATTGATTGGAGTAACGGTGTTTTATCTGCATTAACTTCTATCACAGATCCTTATCTAAACATTTTTAGAGGTATTATCCCTCCAATAGGTGGATTTGATATTTCATCCTTATTAGCTTTTTTACTTTTAAATGTTATACAAAATTTAATTACAAATCTCCAGTATGCAAGCTTAGGTTATAGCTGA
- a CDS encoding DUF3593 domain-containing protein: MNDLFLKFIEKLGSIDNTLLFAVSIIPYAIFLFYLYKIKSVNIFVKTGFSFTVLFVFITILVSIFTLDYYDKTLVEVDFLHGFAESFLTLSDFVILFGFIKLLNTLEVNNS; the protein is encoded by the coding sequence ATGAATGATTTATTTTTAAAATTTATAGAAAAATTAGGTTCCATTGATAACACATTATTATTCGCAGTATCAATAATTCCATATGCAATATTTTTGTTTTACTTATATAAAATCAAATCTGTTAATATTTTTGTAAAAACAGGATTTTCCTTTACTGTTTTATTCGTATTCATAACTATATTGGTATCTATCTTCACACTAGATTACTATGATAAAACCCTTGTTGAGGTTGACTTCCTGCATGGCTTTGCAGAATCCTTCCTAACTCTAAGTGATTTTGTTATTTTGTTTGGATTTATAAAGTTGTTAAATACCTTAGAAGTAAACAACTCTTAA
- a CDS encoding ATP phosphoribosyltransferase regulatory subunit, translating to MTDIKEIKLVDVKNNSNIINNLNSIYKLWGYEEVSPSFINTLETIKGRGVIDENQVVGIVSNNSLCLRPEMTTSIVKLSSTRLINKKRPIRLFTNGMVFDKKQNNKKSYNLQEKLQSGIELIGYDTKYPEIEVINILFDSIDNINLKDGCNLFLLVSTTKIMDLILNKYKNNNFEEIKKSLVNFDQDNLSKLGIDVDDKYILKDLLFTRGEPIAILNKLKTIYGTSKTLDDLHFLFETLSKISNKYGVKLQLDPTFQPHLNLYEGIVFQLIGDNGKNKSVIAKGGRYDELVRSFSPNEKIFNGIGFTISVDILRNLIKEEKTDQKKILLMFKDSYLLEKGMNEQKVQQKKGNIAVLHLNPCDDLAKANKIMKENNCSEIIWVK from the coding sequence ATGACCGATATAAAGGAAATTAAATTAGTCGATGTAAAAAATAACTCAAACATCATAAATAACTTAAATAGTATTTATAAACTATGGGGATATGAAGAGGTTTCACCCTCATTCATAAATACTCTAGAGACCATAAAAGGCCGTGGAGTTATTGACGAAAATCAGGTTGTAGGAATAGTAAGTAATAATTCATTATGTCTTAGGCCAGAAATGACAACATCAATTGTTAAATTGTCATCTACTAGATTAATAAATAAGAAAAGACCTATAAGATTATTTACCAATGGAATGGTTTTTGATAAAAAACAAAATAATAAAAAATCATATAATTTACAAGAAAAATTGCAGAGTGGAATTGAATTAATTGGATATGATACAAAATACCCAGAAATTGAAGTTATTAATATTTTGTTTGATTCAATTGATAATATTAATTTGAAGGATGGTTGTAATTTATTTCTACTAGTAAGCACCACAAAAATAATGGACTTGATACTGAACAAATATAAGAATAATAATTTTGAAGAAATTAAGAAAAGTCTGGTTAATTTTGATCAAGATAATTTATCTAAATTAGGAATAGATGTAGATGATAAATATATTCTTAAAGATCTTTTATTCACACGAGGAGAGCCAATTGCAATATTAAACAAATTAAAAACCATATATGGTACTAGTAAAACGTTAGATGACTTACATTTTTTATTTGAAACATTATCAAAAATATCAAATAAATATGGTGTTAAATTACAACTTGATCCCACTTTTCAACCTCACTTGAATTTGTATGAAGGAATAGTTTTTCAACTTATAGGTGATAATGGTAAAAATAAAAGCGTCATCGCAAAAGGCGGAAGATATGATGAGTTAGTAAGATCATTTAGTCCTAATGAGAAAATATTTAATGGGATTGGATTTACAATTTCAGTAGATATTTTAAGAAATTTAATTAAGGAAGAAAAAACAGATCAAAAGAAGATTTTATTGATGTTTAAAGATTCTTATTTGTTAGAAAAAGGTATGAATGAACAAAAAGTACAACAGAAAAAAGGAAATATTGCTGTCTTACATTTAAATCCATGTGATGACTTGGCTAAAGCCAATAAAATTATGAAAGAAAATAATTGTAGTGAGATTATATGGGTTAAATAA
- the dxs gene encoding 1-deoxy-D-xylulose-5-phosphate synthase, which translates to MLLSELSHPNQLHGLTVSQLEEIACQIRERHLQVVSTSGGHLGPGLGVVELTLALYQTLDLDFDKVVWDVGHQGYPHKLITGRFSQFDSLRQQNGVAGYLKRSESKFDHFGAGHASTSISAALGMAIARDRKGENYKCVAVIGDGALTGGMALEAINHAGHLPNTPLVVVLNDNDMSISPPVGALSSYLNKVRVSPPLQFLSDSVQESVKNFPLIGKDIPEELKNIKGSVRRLAVPKVGAVFEELGFTYMGPIDGHDIGNLVNTFNAAHKLKKPVLVHVVTTKGKGYPYAEADQVGYHAQSAFDLTTGKSIPSKKPKPVSYSKIFGQTLLKICEQDSKVVGITAAMATGTGLDILQRNIPDQYIDVGIAEQHAVTLAAGMSCDGLKPVVAIYSTFLQRAFDQLIHDVGIQNLPVSFVLDRAGIVGADGPTHQGQYDISYMRSIPNFVLMAPKDESELQRMLITSINHNGPTALRIPRGSGLGVAVMDEGWEPLNIGEAEILEEGEDILIIAYGSMVASAIETAKILKNMNIHASLINARFVKPLDKNLIMPLASRIQKVVTIEEGTLIGGFGSAIVELLNDNEINIPVYRIGIPDVLVDHASPDQSKEKLGLMPDQMADKIVKKFKLDN; encoded by the coding sequence ATGCTTTTAAGTGAGTTAAGTCATCCAAATCAACTTCATGGCTTAACAGTTTCACAATTAGAGGAAATTGCTTGTCAAATTAGAGAAAGGCACCTTCAAGTAGTATCTACTAGCGGTGGACATCTTGGTCCTGGTTTAGGTGTAGTTGAGCTTACATTGGCTTTATATCAAACTCTTGATCTTGATTTCGACAAAGTTGTTTGGGATGTTGGACATCAAGGTTATCCTCATAAATTAATAACAGGACGTTTCAGTCAATTTGATTCCCTTAGACAACAAAATGGAGTAGCTGGATATCTAAAAAGAAGTGAAAGTAAATTTGATCATTTTGGTGCTGGACATGCAAGCACTTCTATTTCTGCTGCTTTAGGAATGGCAATAGCAAGAGACAGAAAAGGTGAGAATTATAAATGTGTTGCTGTTATTGGAGATGGAGCATTAACTGGAGGAATGGCATTAGAAGCTATAAATCATGCAGGACACTTACCAAATACTCCCTTAGTTGTTGTATTAAACGATAATGATATGTCTATTTCACCTCCAGTTGGAGCCCTTTCATCTTACTTAAATAAGGTAAGAGTTAGTCCGCCATTGCAATTTTTATCCGATAGTGTTCAAGAAAGTGTAAAAAATTTTCCCTTAATTGGTAAGGATATACCAGAAGAATTGAAAAATATTAAAGGAAGCGTTAGACGATTGGCTGTGCCTAAGGTTGGTGCTGTATTTGAAGAACTTGGCTTTACATATATGGGTCCAATTGACGGTCATGATATTGGAAATTTAGTTAATACTTTTAACGCTGCTCATAAACTTAAAAAACCTGTACTTGTTCATGTTGTCACAACAAAAGGAAAGGGTTATCCATATGCAGAAGCTGACCAGGTAGGATATCATGCACAGTCTGCATTTGATCTGACTACTGGGAAATCTATTCCATCAAAGAAACCTAAGCCTGTTAGTTATAGTAAAATATTTGGTCAAACCTTATTGAAAATATGTGAACAAGATAGCAAAGTCGTTGGTATTACAGCTGCAATGGCTACAGGTACTGGTTTAGATATATTGCAAAGAAATATTCCAGACCAATATATCGATGTAGGAATAGCAGAACAACATGCAGTTACTCTTGCGGCTGGAATGTCGTGCGATGGTCTTAAACCTGTTGTAGCTATTTATAGTACTTTTCTTCAACGTGCTTTCGATCAATTAATTCATGATGTAGGGATACAAAATTTACCTGTATCATTCGTACTTGATAGAGCTGGGATAGTTGGAGCTGACGGTCCTACTCACCAAGGTCAGTACGATATCAGTTATATGAGATCTATACCTAATTTTGTATTGATGGCCCCAAAAGATGAGTCTGAATTACAGAGAATGTTAATAACTTCAATAAACCATAACGGTCCTACAGCACTAAGAATACCCAGAGGCTCTGGGTTAGGAGTGGCTGTAATGGATGAGGGTTGGGAACCTTTAAATATAGGCGAAGCAGAAATACTTGAAGAAGGGGAGGATATTTTAATTATTGCTTATGGTTCAATGGTCGCATCAGCTATCGAAACAGCAAAGATTCTAAAAAATATGAACATTCATGCATCTCTTATTAATGCAAGATTTGTGAAACCTCTCGATAAAAATCTTATTATGCCTTTAGCAAGTAGGATTCAAAAAGTTGTAACTATCGAAGAAGGAACACTAATAGGTGGATTTGGTTCCGCAATAGTTGAATTATTAAACGATAATGAAATAAATATTCCAGTATACAGAATAGGTATACCTGATGTTTTAGTTGATCATGCTTCACCTGATCAGAGTAAAGAAAAATTAGGACTTATGCCTGATCAGATGGCAGATAAAATTGTTAAAAAATTTAAGTTAGACAATTAA
- a CDS encoding peroxiredoxin: MRNLVVSILISFFLLSNCNLALAFDFAPEVGDLAPNFHLEGFNKNIQAKTIWELNDFQGKWLVVYFYPKDFTAGCTLEAKGFSELKKDFSKYNAEIVGISADNKDSHESFCSEKSINYTLLSDPGGVISAKYGSWIPPFSDRNTFLISPDGKISYRWISVLPLNHAKEVLNVLKKKI; encoded by the coding sequence ATGAGAAATTTAGTTGTAAGTATATTAATTTCATTTTTTCTATTATCTAATTGTAATTTAGCCTTAGCTTTTGACTTTGCTCCTGAAGTCGGTGACTTAGCTCCAAATTTTCACCTGGAAGGTTTTAATAAAAACATACAAGCAAAAACAATTTGGGAATTAAATGATTTTCAAGGTAAGTGGCTTGTCGTTTACTTTTATCCAAAGGATTTTACAGCAGGTTGCACTCTTGAAGCAAAAGGTTTTTCGGAATTAAAAAAAGATTTTTCAAAATATAATGCCGAAATTGTTGGAATTAGTGCTGATAATAAAGATTCTCATGAAAGTTTCTGCAGCGAGAAATCCATAAACTACACTTTATTATCTGACCCTGGCGGAGTTATTAGTGCTAAATATGGTTCCTGGATTCCCCCATTCTCAGATAGAAATACTTTTTTAATTTCTCCAGATGGGAAAATTTCTTATAGATGGATAAGTGTTTTACCCTTGAATCATGCCAAAGAAGTACTTAATGTACTAAAGAAAAAAATATAA
- a CDS encoding inositol monophosphatase family protein — MFELSAIEELANQVNLPILYEIAKNSAQIGNEILKVNYNKIQKISSKGRKGDLVTNVDLEVENKIKEYLVEETPNISINAEESGKLTKSSDLTWCIDPLDGTTNYSHGYPFFGTSIGLVYKNKPIIGAISVPYLNELYSACIGIGSFCNDSELKVSNPSNLSDSLLVTGFSYDRFETEDNNYAEFCYLTHKTRGVRRGGAAAVDLAFVAAGKVDGYWERGLEVWDLAAGAIIVKEAGGIISDYPSGEFNLSSGRILACSPSLENELKNELDKVSPFKKNLYT, encoded by the coding sequence ATGTTTGAATTAAGTGCAATAGAGGAACTTGCAAATCAAGTAAACTTACCTATCTTGTATGAAATAGCCAAGAATTCCGCTCAAATTGGTAATGAAATTTTAAAAGTAAATTACAATAAAATTCAGAAAATATCATCAAAGGGTAGGAAGGGTGATCTAGTTACAAATGTAGATTTGGAAGTTGAAAATAAAATAAAAGAATATCTAGTAGAAGAGACACCAAACATATCCATAAATGCAGAGGAATCGGGTAAATTAACCAAATCTTCGGATTTAACGTGGTGTATAGACCCATTAGACGGTACAACAAATTATTCCCATGGATATCCTTTTTTTGGGACTTCTATTGGTCTTGTATATAAAAATAAGCCAATTATAGGCGCTATATCGGTACCTTATTTAAATGAACTATATTCAGCATGTATAGGTATAGGCTCATTCTGCAATGATAGTGAACTTAAAGTATCGAATCCCTCTAATCTTTCTGATAGTCTACTTGTAACAGGTTTCTCTTATGACAGATTTGAGACAGAAGATAATAATTATGCTGAATTTTGTTATTTAACACATAAAACTAGAGGTGTTAGAAGAGGAGGTGCAGCAGCAGTTGATCTAGCATTTGTTGCGGCTGGTAAGGTAGATGGATATTGGGAAAGAGGATTGGAGGTATGGGACCTAGCGGCCGGTGCTATTATTGTTAAAGAGGCTGGTGGTATTATTTCTGATTATCCATCAGGCGAATTTAATTTAAGTTCAGGAAGAATTTTAGCTTGTTCTCCCAGCCTTGAGAATGAATTAAAAAATGAACTAGATAAAGTCTCTCCATTTAAAAAAAATCTCTATACCTAA
- the htpG gene encoding molecular chaperone HtpG produces MEKGEIRINTENIFPIIKKAVYSDHEIFLRELVSNAVDAISKRRMASMAGDCENAEEAQVKISIDRENNSLIISDNGIGMNGEEIKKYINQVAFSSAEEFLKKYKKDNDEFIGHFGLGFYSSFMVADRVDILTKSAIGESKAFKWSCDGSPNFTLEESQRDTIGTDVILHLLDEEKEFIEPERIKSLIKKYCDFMPIDVLLEGETINKKNPPWRKQPSELKDEDYIELYKYLYPFQGDPLLWIHLNTDYPYDIQGILYFPKLSGRADWEKGEIKLFCNQVFVSDSIKEIVPKYLLPLRGVIDSTDIPLNVSRSALQTDRKVRSISSFISKKIANKLKDLIKNSPEFYADIWDSISAFIKIGAIEDEKFADLVDNSIIFETIINSEKDVTKDIESKSLIKSNDKYFTTLENYKERNNITDSKKIIYCSDSIAQSSALNICLSDNKEVIKSDPLIDAQFLPWLESKNEDYQFQRVDSEINELEDKESNEIVDKDGKSNSENLRDTIVKALNNEKVTVKVQSLSSKGAPPAMILLPEQMRRINDMGAYMEQKMPGLPEYHVLLINKEHPLIVGLNKITGNKIIIDKKDPVENPLVSKIANHVYDMAKLSVGGLDQEQIINLQNNNAELISELLNSTK; encoded by the coding sequence ATGGAAAAAGGCGAAATTCGTATTAATACCGAAAATATTTTCCCAATTATCAAGAAGGCAGTATATTCTGACCATGAAATCTTTTTAAGAGAACTTGTTAGTAATGCTGTTGACGCAATTAGTAAAAGAAGAATGGCCTCTATGGCAGGTGATTGCGAGAATGCTGAGGAAGCTCAAGTAAAAATATCTATTGACCGTGAGAATAATAGCTTAATAATTTCTGACAATGGAATTGGAATGAATGGTGAAGAAATTAAGAAGTACATAAACCAAGTAGCATTCTCTAGTGCAGAAGAATTCCTAAAAAAATACAAAAAAGATAATGATGAATTTATAGGCCATTTTGGACTTGGTTTTTATTCAAGTTTTATGGTGGCAGATAGAGTTGATATATTAACTAAATCAGCAATTGGAGAATCAAAAGCATTCAAATGGTCTTGTGATGGATCTCCCAATTTCACTTTAGAGGAGTCACAGAGAGACACTATTGGTACAGATGTGATACTTCACCTACTTGATGAAGAAAAAGAGTTTATTGAACCAGAAAGGATTAAATCATTAATAAAAAAATATTGTGATTTTATGCCAATAGATGTCTTACTAGAAGGTGAGACAATCAATAAGAAAAATCCTCCTTGGAGAAAACAACCTAGTGAATTAAAAGATGAAGATTATATTGAATTGTATAAATACCTTTATCCTTTTCAAGGAGATCCACTGTTATGGATTCATTTAAATACAGATTATCCATATGACATACAAGGGATATTGTATTTCCCTAAATTGTCAGGTAGAGCTGATTGGGAAAAGGGAGAAATTAAACTATTTTGTAATCAAGTATTCGTAAGCGATTCGATTAAAGAGATAGTACCAAAATACCTTTTACCTCTAAGAGGAGTAATTGACTCTACGGATATACCGTTAAATGTTAGTAGAAGCGCATTACAAACAGATAGAAAAGTAAGATCTATATCATCATTTATTTCAAAAAAAATCGCTAATAAACTAAAGGATTTGATTAAAAATTCTCCAGAATTTTATGCCGATATTTGGGATTCTATCTCTGCTTTTATTAAAATTGGTGCTATTGAAGATGAAAAATTTGCTGATTTAGTAGATAACAGTATAATTTTCGAAACAATCATAAATTCTGAAAAAGACGTAACTAAAGATATTGAAAGTAAATCACTTATCAAATCAAATGATAAATATTTCACCACTCTCGAAAATTACAAAGAAAGAAATAATATAACTGATTCTAAAAAAATAATATACTGCTCGGATTCGATTGCTCAATCAAGTGCATTAAATATCTGCTTATCTGATAACAAAGAAGTTATTAAATCAGATCCCTTAATTGATGCACAATTTCTTCCTTGGTTAGAAAGTAAAAACGAAGATTATCAGTTCCAAAGAGTTGATTCCGAAATAAATGAACTAGAAGATAAAGAATCTAATGAAATTGTAGATAAGGATGGCAAATCAAATTCAGAAAATCTTAGAGATACGATTGTAAAAGCACTTAACAATGAGAAAGTAACAGTAAAAGTTCAATCACTTTCAAGTAAAGGTGCTCCACCAGCGATGATCTTACTTCCGGAACAAATGAGAAGAATTAATGATATGGGTGCTTACATGGAACAAAAGATGCCTGGCTTACCTGAATATCATGTGCTTTTAATCAACAAAGAACATCCTCTTATTGTTGGTCTTAATAAAATTACAGGCAATAAAATAATTATTGATAAAAAAGATCCTGTAGAAAATCCATTGGTATCTAAAATTGCAAATCATGTTTACGATATGGCTAAACTATCTGTAGGTGGATTAGATCAAGAACAGATTATTAATTTACAAAATAACAATGCCGAATTAATTTCAGAATTGCTTAATTCAACAAAATGA
- a CDS encoding DUF2499 domain-containing protein, which produces MHELSFGTWLIHISSVIEWIFTIFVIYKISTYKEYNLFFWLSIAMVPNLIGAMCAITWHIYDNQDVLYGLVTLQGIFTFIGNSTLALASFTIFKKGRDL; this is translated from the coding sequence TTGCACGAACTTTCATTTGGAACTTGGTTAATTCACATTTCTTCGGTCATTGAATGGATATTTACCATCTTTGTTATATACAAAATTTCTACATATAAAGAATACAATTTATTTTTTTGGTTAAGCATCGCTATGGTCCCAAACTTAATAGGCGCTATGTGCGCTATTACTTGGCATATCTATGATAATCAAGATGTATTGTATGGATTAGTAACGCTTCAAGGGATATTTACATTTATTGGTAATTCAACATTAGCTCTCGCATCATTCACTATTTTTAAAAAAGGAAGAGACTTATGA
- the scpB gene encoding SMC-Scp complex subunit ScpB, whose protein sequence is MSDIDLVTKVEAVLYLKGRPITKKDLSEITNSDINLINDAIKDLKNKYSNPNSAIELNAVNNSFSLELKSSLNEFVDDLLPSDLKTSELRTLATIAIKKKILQSDLILLRGSGAYDHIKELLEKKFIVKRKQKDGRSYWLSLSEKFFQTFAVSNEYLSNIGSSNNKQQ, encoded by the coding sequence ATATCTGATATAGATCTTGTTACTAAAGTTGAAGCTGTTCTATATTTGAAAGGCAGACCAATAACAAAAAAGGATCTTTCAGAAATTACTAATTCTGATATAAACTTAATAAATGATGCAATTAAAGATCTAAAAAATAAATACTCTAATCCCAACTCAGCTATTGAATTAAATGCAGTTAATAACAGTTTTTCTCTCGAACTAAAATCTAGTCTTAATGAATTCGTCGATGATTTACTTCCTTCTGATTTGAAAACATCAGAATTAAGGACATTGGCTACTATTGCGATCAAAAAAAAGATCCTACAGTCGGATCTTATACTTCTTAGAGGTTCAGGTGCTTATGATCATATTAAAGAATTATTAGAAAAGAAATTTATCGTCAAACGAAAGCAAAAAGATGGTAGATCATATTGGTTATCATTATCAGAAAAGTTTTTTCAAACTTTTGCTGTAAGTAATGAATATCTCTCAAATATAGGAAGCAGTAATAATAAGCAGCAATAA
- the psaK gene encoding photosystem I reaction center subunit PsaK: MFTTLFAAADPATFSWSPKCAVVMIACNVFAYAIARATIRKPNEGFEIPNSKFYGGLSHASVVGANCLGHIFGIGAILGLASRGVL; encoded by the coding sequence ATGTTTACTACATTATTTGCAGCTGCAGATCCAGCAACTTTTTCTTGGTCCCCAAAGTGTGCCGTCGTAATGATTGCATGTAATGTTTTTGCTTATGCAATTGCTAGAGCAACAATAAGAAAACCTAATGAAGGTTTTGAAATACCTAATTCAAAATTCTACGGTGGTTTAAGTCACGCATCAGTTGTAGGTGCTAATTGCCTAGGTCATATTTTCGGAATTGGAGCAATCTTAGGATTAGCCTCACGTGGTGTTTTATAA
- the ilvA gene encoding threonine ammonia-lyase, biosynthetic, producing the protein MNDYFEKILQAEVYEVAKKTPLEKAHNLSNTLNNEVFLKREDLQDVFSFKIRGAYNKMSKLTNSQLSQGVITSSAGNHAQGVALSALKLNCQATILMPITTPLVKVNAVKKLKAKVILFGDNYDETYKEAIRISEERNLCFIHPFDDPDVIAGQGTIAIELEQQLKEKPYAIYIAVGGGGLISGISLYIKKIWPEVKIIGVEPEDANAMTKSLEESKIVELSSVGQFADGVAVKKIGKNTFDIGRKYIDKMITVNTDEICAAIKDVFEDTRSILEPAGALSIAGMKKDILNLNHSNRKMVAIACGANMNFERLRFVAERAELGECKEVMMAVEIPERAGSLIDFCKLLDNRNLTEFSYRMSNSKNAQIFVGVQVYGLNDKKNLINLFRNSEYSFIDISDDELSKNHLRHMVGGRLPKNFKEMDNKNFVELLYRFEFPERPGALINFLNNMKSNWSISVFHYRNYGADVGKIVIGVLIDKNEIFEWNKFVRILGYKFWDETQNDTYRLFLGASD; encoded by the coding sequence ATGAATGATTATTTTGAAAAAATACTTCAAGCTGAAGTCTATGAAGTAGCAAAAAAAACGCCCCTAGAAAAAGCTCATAATTTAAGTAATACACTTAATAATGAAGTTTTTCTAAAAAGAGAAGATCTTCAAGATGTATTTTCATTCAAAATAAGAGGTGCATATAACAAAATGAGTAAGCTCACCAATTCTCAGCTTTCTCAGGGAGTAATTACTTCAAGTGCTGGTAATCATGCTCAAGGTGTTGCTCTTAGTGCTCTCAAGCTAAATTGCCAAGCGACAATATTAATGCCCATTACAACACCTCTGGTAAAAGTTAATGCTGTGAAAAAGTTAAAAGCAAAAGTTATATTATTTGGTGATAATTATGATGAAACTTACAAAGAAGCAATAAGGATTAGCGAAGAAAGAAATTTATGTTTTATTCATCCTTTTGATGATCCAGATGTAATAGCAGGACAAGGAACTATAGCTATTGAACTAGAACAGCAACTAAAGGAAAAACCCTATGCAATTTATATTGCTGTTGGTGGTGGAGGATTGATATCAGGAATATCCTTATATATTAAAAAAATATGGCCTGAAGTAAAAATAATTGGGGTAGAGCCTGAAGATGCAAACGCTATGACAAAGTCTTTGGAAGAATCAAAAATTGTGGAATTATCTTCTGTTGGTCAATTTGCAGATGGAGTGGCGGTTAAAAAAATTGGTAAAAATACTTTTGATATTGGCAGAAAATATATAGATAAGATGATTACCGTTAATACTGATGAAATATGTGCAGCTATAAAAGATGTTTTTGAGGATACCAGATCAATACTAGAGCCCGCAGGAGCATTATCAATTGCAGGGATGAAAAAAGATATTTTAAATTTGAATCATTCAAATAGAAAAATGGTTGCGATTGCATGTGGTGCAAATATGAATTTTGAGCGGCTTAGATTTGTCGCAGAAAGAGCAGAACTTGGTGAGTGTAAAGAAGTAATGATGGCTGTTGAAATTCCCGAACGTGCTGGAAGTTTAATTGATTTTTGTAAGTTACTTGATAATAGAAATTTAACTGAATTTAGCTACAGGATGTCCAATTCTAAGAATGCCCAGATCTTTGTAGGAGTTCAAGTCTATGGATTAAATGATAAAAAAAATCTTATAAATTTATTTAGAAATTCGGAGTACTCATTTATTGACATAAGTGATGATGAATTATCTAAAAATCATCTAAGACATATGGTAGGTGGAAGATTACCAAAGAATTTTAAAGAGATGGATAATAAAAACTTTGTTGAGCTTTTATACAGATTTGAGTTTCCTGAAAGGCCTGGCGCATTAATAAACTTCTTAAATAATATGAAATCTAATTGGTCAATAAGCGTATTTCACTATAGGAATTATGGAGCTGATGTTGGGAAAATTGTTATTGGAGTTTTAATCGATAAAAATGAGATTTTCGAGTGGAATAAATTTGTAAGAATTCTAGGCTATAAATTTTGGGATGAGACTCAAAACGATACATATAGATTATTCCTTGGTGCATCAGATTAA
- the rpmB gene encoding 50S ribosomal protein L28 yields the protein MSRVCELTGAKANNGMAVSHSHIRTKKLQQVNLQKRRLWWEEGKKWVNIKISTKALKSIQKVGLDKFAKSNGVDLKKF from the coding sequence ATGTCAAGAGTTTGTGAACTGACTGGTGCAAAAGCTAATAATGGGATGGCTGTTAGTCACTCACATATTCGTACAAAGAAATTGCAACAAGTTAATCTCCAAAAAAGAAGACTTTGGTGGGAAGAAGGCAAAAAATGGGTAAATATAAAAATTAGTACCAAAGCACTAAAATCTATACAAAAAGTAGGTTTAGACAAATTTGCTAAATCAAATGGAGTTGATTTAAAAAAATTCTAA